The Arachis hypogaea cultivar Tifrunner chromosome 19, arahy.Tifrunner.gnm2.J5K5, whole genome shotgun sequence genome has a window encoding:
- the LOC112778995 gene encoding lectin, translated as MGVSFNLHKFDPKHSKEIQFQGDATITDHHIIRLTNLDDDGNPLGNRVGRVLFSDPVHLYDHSGLRAGFETTFVFRISKPYNTEYTPGPGDGLAFFLASADTEIPPESSGKFLGLFNDASDRIVAVEFDTFSNSDIGDPNYPHIGVDVNSIRSSKVCYWNFHDAAITTAKITYNSAHKKLTVHVSTYLHSQPDTLTYDVDLSTKLPEKVKIGISASTGQFSQTTEILSWIFKSN; from the coding sequence ATGGGTGTCTCATTTAACTTGCACAAATTTGACCCTAAGCACTCCAAGGAGATCCAATTCCAAGGAGACGCAACCATTACCGATCACCATATCATTCGACTCACCAATCTGGACGACGATGGCAACCCACTGGGAAACAGAGTTGGCCGAGTCTTATTCTCCGACCCTGTGCACCTCTACGACCACAGTGGCCTCCGAGCAGGATTTGAAACCACCTTCGTCTTTCGCATCTCAAAACCCTATAACACTGAATATACACCTGGACCTGGTGATGGTCTTGCCTTCTTCCTTGCTAGTGCTGACACTGAAATTCCTCCTGAATCTTCTGGAAAGTTTCTCGGCCTCTTTAATGATGCATCTGACAGAATTGTTGCTGTTGAATTCGATACTTTTTCCAACTCCGATATTGGGGATCCCAATTATCCGCACATCGGAGTTGATGTTAACTCTATCAGGTCATCAAAAGTTTGTTACTGGAATTTTCATGATGCAGCGATAACTACTGCAAAGATAACATATAACTCTGCTCATAAGAAGTTAACTGTCCATGTCTCTACATATCTCCACAGCCAGCCCGACACTCTTACTTATGATGTCGATTTGAGCACTAAGCTGCCTGAAAAGGTTAAGATTGGAATATCTGCTTCCACTGGACAATTCTCGCAGACTACTGAGATTCTGTCTTGGATCTTCAAGTCTAACTGA